The following are encoded together in the Acetobacter vaccinii genome:
- a CDS encoding LTA synthase family protein — protein sequence MMLGQFTVFYALSVFIALPSLLMPMPVKKGDIEAKPLVFLYCLNTLFLYAAVVAGDGAPALGCVVAVALSYGLAFASRVKYRILGEPVLFTDIISLAELVRNPKFFIFSLPPAAWVASALVLLALPCVFWWFFTWDYALRLVAALAVVAVVAVYTRLPLARWVAVPNWRRDVWRLGVAGMLVLYWRRWKAQAAPQPPMAVAGTAARDVVVVVQCESFALPGMFAQEQARGVALPELERAQARARSAGGLLVSGFGAYTMRTEYGVLFGREEQELAFRQYDPFLTAADDKQFSLPWRLRQAGYQSVFMHPHSLAFYGRDRLMPTIGFDVVDDSMGEHTPTRATPYPEDTALAARMIDRIRTASGPLFLYAVTMENHAPWPGAPDEALGHYLRHLRNSDTMLGMLVDELDRLGRKSLLVFFGDHRPSIPGVNSVTQERTTPYVCVEFPATEGKASRVPQQDMTPAALHHLIEGLAVHRTM from the coding sequence ATGATGCTAGGCCAGTTCACGGTATTTTACGCCCTGTCTGTTTTTATTGCGTTGCCATCCCTGCTGATGCCCATGCCAGTAAAAAAAGGGGATATTGAGGCGAAGCCTCTGGTCTTTCTGTATTGTCTTAATACTTTGTTCTTATATGCCGCCGTGGTGGCGGGGGATGGCGCGCCTGCTCTGGGGTGCGTTGTCGCGGTTGCGCTGTCCTACGGGCTGGCATTTGCCTCACGCGTGAAATACCGCATTCTGGGCGAGCCTGTTCTGTTCACGGATATTATTTCGCTGGCTGAACTGGTCCGTAACCCGAAGTTTTTTATCTTCTCCCTGCCGCCTGCGGCCTGGGTGGCCAGTGCGCTGGTGCTGCTGGCCCTGCCGTGTGTGTTCTGGTGGTTTTTTACTTGGGATTACGCGCTGCGACTTGTGGCGGCCTTGGCTGTGGTGGCTGTTGTTGCGGTGTATACCCGCCTGCCGCTGGCCCGCTGGGTTGCCGTGCCCAACTGGCGGCGTGATGTCTGGCGGCTGGGTGTTGCAGGCATGCTGGTGCTGTACTGGCGGCGCTGGAAGGCGCAGGCAGCCCCCCAGCCCCCGATGGCTGTTGCGGGCACGGCTGCGCGTGATGTTGTTGTGGTGGTGCAGTGTGAGTCCTTCGCTCTGCCGGGCATGTTTGCGCAGGAGCAGGCACGGGGTGTTGCCTTGCCGGAACTGGAACGTGCCCAGGCGCGGGCGCGCAGTGCCGGGGGGCTGCTGGTCAGCGGGTTTGGGGCCTACACCATGCGGACCGAATACGGCGTGCTGTTTGGTCGGGAGGAGCAGGAACTGGCCTTTCGCCAGTATGATCCCTTTCTGACCGCGGCGGATGATAAGCAGTTTTCCCTGCCATGGCGGTTGCGGCAGGCTGGGTATCAGAGTGTTTTCATGCACCCGCACAGCCTGGCGTTTTATGGCCGGGACCGGCTGATGCCCACGATCGGGTTTGATGTGGTGGATGACAGCATGGGCGAGCATACGCCCACCCGTGCAACACCCTACCCTGAGGACACAGCTCTGGCCGCACGGATGATCGACAGGATTCGCACAGCCTCCGGGCCGTTGTTTCTTTACGCCGTGACAATGGAAAACCACGCCCCATGGCCCGGTGCGCCGGATGAGGCGTTGGGGCATTATCTGCGGCATCTACGTAATAGTGACACAATGCTGGGTATGCTGGTGGATGAACTGGACAGGCTGGGGCGGAAGAGCCTGCTGGTATTTTTTGGTGACCACCGCCCGTCCATTCCAGGAGTGAACAGTGTGACCCAGGAGCGCACAACGCCTTATGTTTGTGTTGAATTTCCCGCTACGGAGGGCAAAGCCAGCAGGGTACCCCAACAGGACATGACACCCGCCGCCCTGCACCATCTGATTGAGGGGCTGGCGGTTCATCGTACTATGTGA
- a CDS encoding sterol desaturase family protein has translation MPFPVFVVAWLVILSGLAANLVIQPIPPVRAVAMVACGLAVWFFFEYVMHRHLFHMAFRSAIGQRFVFIMHGNHHDYPRDPLRNLMPLIVSLPLAVVLETLFCLVMGYDWGRPFFLGFVAGYVLYDGMHFAMHQWRFSNALLRRIQIHHLRHHYHDHETNYAVTAIFIDRLFGTCARKHHGQADRSEVRRRA, from the coding sequence ATGCCTTTTCCGGTATTTGTGGTGGCATGGCTGGTTATCCTGTCGGGTTTGGCGGCCAATCTGGTCATACAGCCGATTCCCCCCGTGCGCGCTGTCGCCATGGTGGCCTGCGGCTTGGCAGTCTGGTTTTTCTTTGAATATGTCATGCACCGCCATCTGTTCCATATGGCGTTCCGCAGTGCGATAGGGCAGCGCTTTGTCTTTATCATGCACGGCAACCATCATGATTACCCGCGTGACCCGCTGCGCAACCTGATGCCGCTGATTGTCAGCCTGCCGCTGGCCGTGGTGCTGGAAACGCTGTTCTGCCTTGTGATGGGCTACGATTGGGGCCGCCCGTTCTTTCTGGGCTTTGTGGCCGGGTATGTGCTGTATGACGGCATGCATTTTGCCATGCACCAGTGGCGCTTTTCCAATGCCCTGCTGCGCCGGATCCAAATCCACCACCTGCGCCACCATTACCACGACCACGAGACCAATTACGCCGTGACGGCCATTTTCATCGACCGGCTGTTCGGCACCTGTGCGCGCAAACATCATGGTCAGGCTGACCGCTCCGAAGTTCGCCGCCGCGCCTGA
- a CDS encoding DUF1489 family protein — protein sequence MLNLIKLVVGVASLEDLAARQTLPQNMHAPAGSTVALPVVHTRAFPRQAEALLEGGSLYRVIGGMILCRQVLEAIETHTRADGSTGTLLFLSPTIIRVQARPMRPFQGWRYLTQADAPPDSDSTTADLPETLLRGLSEFGL from the coding sequence ATGCTGAACCTGATCAAACTGGTTGTCGGTGTTGCCTCGCTTGAAGACCTGGCAGCCCGGCAGACCTTACCCCAGAACATGCACGCACCTGCGGGGTCCACCGTGGCCCTGCCGGTTGTGCACACCCGCGCCTTTCCCCGTCAGGCGGAAGCATTGCTGGAGGGAGGCTCCCTCTACCGTGTGATCGGCGGGATGATCCTGTGCCGACAGGTGCTGGAAGCCATAGAGACACACACCCGGGCCGATGGCAGCACCGGGACACTGCTGTTTCTGTCCCCCACCATCATCCGTGTGCAGGCCCGCCCCATGCGGCCGTTCCAGGGCTGGCGCTATCTGACCCAGGCCGATGCCCCGCCTGACAGCGACAGCACCACCGCAGACCTGCCCGAAACCCTGCTGCGGGGCCTGAGCGAGTTTGGTCTGTAA
- the hemW gene encoding radical SAM family heme chaperone HemW produces MPSDLGTVQGEPLALYIHWPFCLAKCPYCDFNSHVRDTIPQARFGAALRAELAHEAARLGRRRLTSIFFGGGTPSLMAPDTVAALIADATTLFDPAPDLEITLEANPTSVEAARLAQFRQAGVNRVSLGIQALDDAALRFLGREHSATQARAALESARALFERITFDLIYARPEQTLAAWQSELHTALELAADHISLYQLTIEPGTKFEALYRSHSFTLPDEDEAAALYDATTAITAAHGLRAYEVSNYARPGSESRHNLTYWRYGDYLGIGPGAHGRLSLSDGLYATRRHRAPEPWAALVEQHGTGQTSQDALDPRERAREMLLMGLRVEEGINTHRFAARTGLTLAQAVDPTILHAALDEQYLTQTPDTLRATPEGRLRLEALLGALVL; encoded by the coding sequence TTGCCATCTGACCTCGGCACTGTGCAGGGCGAACCTCTTGCCCTGTACATCCACTGGCCGTTCTGCCTGGCCAAATGCCCGTACTGCGACTTTAACTCCCATGTGCGCGACACCATCCCGCAGGCCCGCTTTGGCGCAGCCCTGCGGGCCGAACTGGCGCACGAAGCCGCACGGCTGGGCCGCAGGCGGCTGACATCCATTTTCTTTGGCGGCGGCACCCCCTCGCTCATGGCGCCCGATACTGTGGCCGCTCTGATTGCCGACGCCACAACCCTGTTTGACCCCGCCCCGGACCTTGAAATCACGCTGGAGGCCAACCCGACCAGTGTGGAGGCCGCACGGCTGGCACAGTTCCGTCAGGCAGGGGTCAATCGGGTGTCGCTGGGTATTCAGGCACTGGACGATGCAGCCCTGCGCTTTCTGGGCCGCGAACATTCCGCCACACAGGCCCGCGCCGCGCTGGAAAGTGCCCGCGCCCTGTTTGAGCGGATTACCTTTGACCTTATCTACGCCCGGCCAGAGCAGACACTGGCCGCCTGGCAGAGCGAGTTGCATACCGCGCTGGAACTGGCAGCGGACCATATCTCGCTCTACCAGTTGACCATAGAACCCGGCACCAAGTTTGAAGCCCTGTACCGGTCGCACAGCTTTACCCTGCCTGATGAGGATGAAGCCGCCGCCCTGTATGACGCCACCACCGCCATAACCGCCGCCCACGGCCTGCGGGCGTATGAGGTTTCCAACTATGCCCGCCCTGGCAGTGAGAGCCGCCATAACCTGACCTACTGGCGCTATGGCGACTATCTGGGCATTGGCCCCGGTGCGCATGGGCGGTTAAGCCTGTCCGACGGGCTTTACGCCACACGGCGGCACCGCGCGCCCGAACCTTGGGCCGCACTGGTAGAGCAGCACGGCACTGGCCAGACCAGCCAGGACGCGCTGGACCCCCGTGAACGCGCGCGGGAAATGCTGCTGATGGGCCTGCGGGTGGAAGAAGGCATCAACACCCACCGCTTTGCCGCCCGCACGGGGCTGACACTGGCACAGGCCGTCGACCCGACCATTCTGCACGCAGCCCTGGACGAGCAGTATCTGACCCAGACACCCGACACCCTGCGCGCCACCCCCGAGGGACGCCTGCGGCTGGAAGCCCTACTGGGTGCGTTAGTGCTCTGA
- a CDS encoding potassium transporter Kup, translating into MTDPAPTPAPRPATGQDTASPPHAEANAPEPRHIAEFGADQPQQTVAPVGFAALLGVLGVVYGDIGTSPLYAFRSTVEVISGHHQVAPWEIMGVASLIFWTLILVVTVKYVLLIMRADYNGEGGILAIMSLAQRVTSSARNRLILGLVGIVGTCLFFGDGIITPAISVLSAIEGVEVSVPAAHDVVIPVAILVIISLFSVQWIGTGRVGTIFGPVMLLWFGTLGALGVIEIIHHPAILMALSPTYAAEFVFYHGTLSFLALGSVVLCVTGAEALYADMGHFGRAPIRYAWLFFVLPMLVLNYFGQAALVIADPKALANPFFMLCPHWMRGPMVLLSTLATVIASQAGISGGFSICRQLIQLGYMPRLRVTHTNAEEEGQIYLPDFNRFLAVGAVLLVLAFRSSDALASAYGIAVTGTFICTSILAVAVFQRHFKWPTWQVALVFGSFLLLDGTFFTANALKIPDGGWVPVLLGAVLTLMMTTWKKGRGLIITRQRQDSLPMGSFIARLPQSRTIRVPGMAVFMTSTPDFVPPCLLHNLRHNRILHDHVLFVTVLNLDQPEAERGHRVTVEELAPDIYRVILRYGFMEMPNIPRALEELKANGVNFDALQASYFTSRELITRSSVPKLSRWRLSLFMFMFRNSTSSMEFFRIPPDRVVELGVKVAI; encoded by the coding sequence ATGACTGACCCCGCCCCGACACCAGCCCCCCGGCCTGCCACCGGGCAGGACACAGCCAGCCCGCCCCATGCCGAGGCCAATGCGCCAGAACCACGGCATATTGCCGAGTTCGGGGCGGACCAGCCACAGCAGACCGTAGCCCCCGTGGGCTTTGCCGCCCTGCTGGGTGTGCTGGGCGTGGTGTATGGTGATATCGGCACAAGCCCGCTCTATGCCTTCCGCTCCACGGTGGAGGTTATTTCGGGCCACCATCAGGTTGCCCCGTGGGAGATCATGGGCGTTGCCAGCCTGATCTTCTGGACGCTGATCCTTGTGGTGACCGTTAAATACGTGCTGCTGATCATGCGGGCGGACTACAATGGCGAAGGTGGTATTCTGGCCATTATGTCGCTGGCCCAGCGGGTGACATCAAGCGCGCGCAACAGGCTCATCCTCGGGCTGGTTGGTATTGTGGGCACCTGCCTGTTTTTTGGAGATGGCATTATCACCCCCGCCATTTCGGTGCTATCCGCAATCGAGGGGGTGGAAGTCAGCGTTCCTGCCGCGCATGACGTGGTTATTCCCGTTGCCATTCTGGTCATTATCAGCCTGTTCAGTGTCCAGTGGATCGGCACCGGGCGGGTAGGCACCATTTTTGGCCCTGTCATGCTGCTCTGGTTCGGCACGCTGGGAGCATTGGGGGTGATCGAGATTATCCACCACCCCGCCATTCTGATGGCACTTTCCCCCACATATGCCGCAGAGTTTGTGTTCTACCACGGCACGCTGTCATTTCTGGCCCTTGGCTCGGTCGTGCTGTGCGTGACCGGGGCGGAAGCCCTTTATGCCGATATGGGGCATTTTGGCCGTGCACCCATCCGCTACGCCTGGCTGTTCTTTGTGCTGCCCATGCTGGTGCTGAACTATTTTGGGCAGGCTGCTCTGGTCATTGCCGACCCCAAGGCGCTGGCCAACCCCTTCTTCATGCTCTGCCCGCACTGGATGCGTGGCCCCATGGTGCTGCTGTCCACGCTGGCCACCGTCATTGCCAGTCAGGCTGGTATTTCGGGCGGGTTTTCCATCTGCCGCCAGTTGATCCAGCTTGGCTACATGCCCCGCCTGCGCGTGACCCACACCAACGCGGAGGAGGAAGGCCAGATCTATCTGCCCGACTTCAACCGCTTCCTGGCCGTGGGGGCTGTGCTGCTGGTGCTGGCCTTCCGCAGTTCCGACGCGCTGGCCTCGGCCTATGGTATTGCCGTGACTGGCACCTTTATCTGCACCTCCATTCTGGCCGTTGCGGTTTTTCAGCGGCACTTCAAATGGCCAACCTGGCAGGTGGCGCTGGTCTTTGGGTCATTCCTGCTGCTTGACGGCACCTTCTTTACCGCCAACGCCCTCAAGATCCCCGATGGCGGGTGGGTGCCCGTGCTGCTGGGTGCCGTGCTGACACTGATGATGACAACATGGAAAAAGGGCCGTGGCCTCATCATCACCCGGCAGCGGCAGGACAGCCTGCCCATGGGCAGCTTTATTGCTCGTCTGCCGCAATCGCGCACCATCCGCGTGCCGGGCATGGCTGTGTTCATGACCAGCACGCCCGACTTTGTACCCCCCTGCCTGCTGCATAACCTGCGCCACAACCGCATCCTGCACGACCACGTGCTGTTTGTGACGGTGCTGAACCTTGACCAGCCCGAAGCCGAGCGCGGCCACCGCGTTACGGTGGAAGAGCTGGCCCCCGACATCTACCGTGTGATCCTGCGCTACGGCTTTATGGAAATGCCCAACATCCCGCGCGCGCTGGAAGAACTGAAAGCCAATGGCGTCAACTTTGATGCCCTTCAGGCCTCCTACTTTACATCGCGCGAGTTGATTACCCGCTCCTCCGTGCCCAAGCTGTCCCGGTGGCGGCTGTCGCTGTTCATGTTCATGTTCCGCAACTCCACCTCCAGCATGGAATTTTTCCGTATCCCGCCTGATCGCGTTGTGGAACTGGGCGTAAAGGTTGCCATCTGA
- a CDS encoding YggS family pyridoxal phosphate-dependent enzyme codes for METLPSLSGVAGRLAAIRARMASAATRAGRDPSAVALVAVSKFHPASSVLEAIQAGQHVFGENRVQEAAAKFPPLQAATPAVQLHLIGGLQTNKAREAVRLASMIESLDRPALADALDRAAQAEGRLPDLLIEVNTGDEPQKYGVPREEADSFIRACRQRFGANVRGLMCIPPADADPVPHFALLRAMAHTHGLSVLSMGMSADFEQAIAQGATHVRVGSAIFGTRPASA; via the coding sequence ATGGAGACCCTTCCTTCCCTTTCCGGCGTGGCCGGGCGGCTTGCCGCCATCCGCGCCCGCATGGCCAGCGCGGCAACCCGCGCCGGGCGTGACCCCTCCGCCGTGGCACTGGTCGCGGTGTCCAAGTTCCACCCCGCCAGCAGTGTGCTGGAGGCCATACAGGCTGGCCAGCATGTGTTTGGGGAAAACCGCGTGCAGGAAGCCGCCGCCAAGTTCCCCCCCCTTCAGGCTGCCACCCCGGCCGTGCAACTGCACCTGATCGGCGGACTGCAAACCAACAAGGCGCGCGAGGCCGTGCGCCTTGCCAGCATGATCGAAAGTCTGGACCGCCCCGCCCTGGCCGATGCGCTGGACCGGGCTGCCCAGGCCGAAGGCCGCCTGCCCGACCTGCTGATTGAGGTCAACACAGGCGACGAACCCCAAAAATACGGCGTCCCACGGGAGGAAGCCGACAGCTTTATCCGCGCCTGCCGCCAGCGCTTTGGGGCAAACGTGCGCGGGCTGATGTGTATCCCCCCCGCCGATGCAGACCCCGTGCCCCACTTTGCGCTACTGCGCGCCATGGCCCACACGCATGGGCTGTCCGTGCTGTCCATGGGCATGTCCGCCGACTTTGAGCAGGCCATTGCCCAGGGGGCCACCCATGTCCGGGTTGGCAGTGCCATCTTCGGCACACGGCCCGCCAGCGCCTGA
- a CDS encoding CBU_0592 family membrane protein — MVPGLHWYDVFGYMGSAIVVVLYFLNMRGMISTRGLSYPLVNLLGCFLIISSLWHDFNLPAFLIEAFWALVSVYGIAETLWQRRVSPASRQPNQG; from the coding sequence ATGGTTCCGGGTCTGCACTGGTATGATGTGTTCGGCTATATGGGGTCAGCCATTGTCGTGGTGCTGTATTTTCTGAACATGAGGGGCATGATCAGCACCCGCGGGCTGTCTTACCCGCTGGTCAACCTGCTGGGCTGTTTCCTGATCATCAGTTCCCTCTGGCACGATTTTAACCTGCCCGCGTTTCTGATCGAGGCCTTCTGGGCGCTGGTCAGTGTTTACGGCATTGCCGAAACCCTGTGGCAGCGCCGTGTGAGCCCAGCCAGTCGCCAGCCTAATCAGGGCTGA
- a CDS encoding NAD(P)H-quinone oxidoreductase, translated as MTVQPPLPTTMRAITFADPGEPDVLRVETLTLPQPGRGEVLVRVMAAGVNRPDIMQRKGLYPPPPGACPRLGLEIAGEVVACGLPQEGTTMPAIGSRVCALTNGGGYAQYCLVPAGQCLPWPTGYTAVQAAALPETYFTVWSNLFMPAIPPAGTRVLVHGGTSGIGTTAIQLVHALGGEAYATAGTAEKCALCETLGARAINYRDEDFLTRIREMTHDKGVNIILDLVGGAYFNRNLKCLAMDGRLVIIALQGGAKAEQADLARIMTRRLTVTGSSLRPRDSASKARIAQELHTHVWPLLDAGTIAPLIHAVFPLEDAATAHQTMEDGEHSGKIILQVSPD; from the coding sequence ATGACAGTTCAGCCCCCCCTGCCCACCACCATGCGGGCTATCACCTTTGCCGACCCCGGCGAGCCGGATGTCCTGCGCGTGGAAACCCTGACCCTGCCGCAACCCGGCCGGGGGGAAGTGCTGGTGCGGGTTATGGCAGCAGGCGTGAACCGCCCCGACATCATGCAGCGCAAGGGCCTGTACCCGCCACCGCCCGGTGCCTGCCCACGGCTGGGGCTGGAAATTGCGGGGGAAGTTGTCGCCTGTGGCTTACCGCAGGAGGGCACCACCATGCCCGCCATTGGCAGCCGTGTCTGCGCGCTGACAAACGGGGGCGGCTACGCGCAGTACTGTCTGGTGCCTGCGGGGCAATGCCTGCCCTGGCCCACCGGATACACCGCCGTGCAGGCCGCAGCCCTGCCTGAAACCTATTTTACAGTCTGGTCAAACCTGTTCATGCCCGCCATCCCCCCCGCTGGCACGCGGGTGCTGGTGCATGGGGGCACCAGCGGCATTGGCACAACGGCCATCCAGCTTGTCCATGCCCTGGGTGGCGAGGCCTATGCCACGGCAGGCACGGCGGAAAAATGCGCCCTGTGCGAAACACTGGGTGCCAGAGCCATCAATTACCGGGACGAGGATTTTCTGACCCGTATTCGGGAAATGACACACGACAAGGGGGTGAACATCATCCTCGACCTTGTGGGTGGGGCGTATTTCAACCGCAACCTCAAGTGCCTGGCCATGGATGGGCGGCTGGTCATCATCGCGCTTCAGGGTGGTGCCAAGGCGGAGCAGGCTGATCTGGCCCGGATCATGACCCGGCGGCTGACGGTAACAGGCAGCAGCCTGCGCCCGCGTGACAGCGCCAGCAAGGCCCGGATTGCCCAAGAGTTGCACACCCATGTCTGGCCCCTGCTGGACGCAGGCACCATTGCCCCGCTGATCCACGCCGTCTTCCCGCTGGAGGACGCAGCAACCGCCCACCAGACCATGGAAGACGGGGAACACAGCGGCAAAATCATCCTTCAGGTCAGCCCTGATTAG
- a CDS encoding chloride channel protein: MTALLEHLRAHHTPTRLLAALRALVRTDSLWLIVLAIITGLLAGLAVALITWTTLYAHQLLSPGEERLSGLVAITPWRALCVPTLGGLLLGLWQLRLSPRHRPVDPIEANALHGGRMSLRDSLVVTGQTILSNGCGASLGLEAGFSQIAAAFGARIGRNLRLHRADVRLLVGCGTAGAIGAAFDAPLAGAFYAFELILGSYTFPLLAPVMCATLCGLAVVRLCGATLPELALTTPATVPPLAYPLLIALGFAAAMTGVGLMKGVTVAERLFRQAIRPNWLRPAVGGLLVGLLALVSPSVLSSGHIAMREGLVAPPGLLLALWLFALKAMASSISIGAGFRGGLFFASLYLGVLLGAAFAGVTAPFAPLPVTLCTIAGMSALATTIVGGPLTTILLALETTKSPTMTAAVALAAIVASVTTRRIFGYSFATWRFHLRGENIHSGVDIGWMRSLTVAQMMRPQVDTLPETLSVEQARTTFGKTPPRHVVLLDAQGHYRGMVESTRLNSVDAKPDAPLSSLAEAMQEVLAPSSCISEAVATFERINYPALPVVDAQRHVVGLLSERYVLRRHAEELERTRRDLAGEKYTR; the protein is encoded by the coding sequence ATGACAGCCCTGCTGGAGCATCTGCGCGCCCACCACACCCCCACCCGCCTGCTGGCCGCCCTGCGCGCGCTGGTGCGGACGGATTCGCTGTGGCTGATCGTCCTGGCCATTATCACCGGCCTGCTGGCAGGGCTGGCCGTGGCGCTGATTACCTGGACTACTCTCTACGCCCACCAGTTGCTCTCACCGGGGGAGGAGCGCCTGTCCGGGCTGGTCGCCATTACCCCCTGGCGTGCCCTGTGCGTGCCCACGCTGGGCGGGCTGCTGCTGGGCCTGTGGCAGTTACGGCTAAGCCCACGCCACCGCCCGGTTGACCCTATTGAGGCCAATGCCCTGCATGGGGGGCGGATGTCCCTGCGTGACAGCCTTGTGGTCACGGGGCAGACGATTCTGTCCAACGGTTGCGGGGCATCACTGGGGCTGGAGGCCGGGTTCAGCCAGATTGCCGCAGCCTTTGGCGCACGCATCGGGCGGAACCTGCGACTGCACCGTGCCGATGTGCGCCTGCTGGTGGGCTGTGGCACGGCAGGGGCCATCGGGGCAGCGTTTGATGCCCCCCTGGCCGGGGCGTTTTACGCGTTCGAGCTTATTCTGGGGTCCTACACCTTCCCGCTGCTGGCCCCGGTCATGTGTGCAACCCTGTGCGGCTTGGCGGTGGTGCGGCTCTGCGGCGCAACCCTGCCCGAACTGGCGCTGACAACACCCGCGACTGTACCGCCACTGGCCTACCCGCTGCTGATTGCCCTGGGCTTTGCCGCAGCCATGACCGGCGTGGGGTTGATGAAGGGCGTGACCGTGGCCGAACGGCTGTTCCGGCAGGCTATCCGCCCCAACTGGCTGCGCCCGGCTGTGGGGGGGCTGCTGGTCGGGCTGCTGGCGCTGGTCTCGCCCTCGGTGCTGTCATCAGGGCATATTGCCATGCGCGAAGGGCTGGTGGCGCCGCCGGGGCTGCTGCTGGCACTGTGGCTGTTTGCGCTCAAGGCCATGGCGTCGAGCATTTCCATCGGAGCGGGTTTTCGGGGTGGGCTGTTTTTTGCCTCGCTCTATCTGGGGGTGCTGCTAGGGGCCGCTTTTGCCGGGGTTACTGCCCCCTTTGCGCCCCTGCCGGTAACACTCTGCACCATCGCGGGCATGTCGGCACTGGCCACCACCATTGTCGGCGGGCCGCTGACAACCATCCTGCTGGCGCTGGAAACCACAAAAAGCCCGACCATGACCGCCGCCGTAGCACTGGCGGCCATTGTGGCCTCGGTCACGACACGGCGGATCTTCGGCTACTCCTTTGCGACATGGCGCTTCCACCTGCGGGGGGAAAACATCCACTCCGGTGTGGATATTGGCTGGATGCGCAGCCTGACCGTGGCGCAGATGATGCGCCCGCAGGTGGATACCCTGCCAGAAACCCTGAGCGTGGAGCAGGCCCGCACCACCTTTGGCAAAACACCGCCCCGCCATGTCGTGCTGCTGGATGCACAGGGCCATTACAGGGGCATGGTAGAAAGCACGCGGCTGAACAGCGTGGACGCAAAGCCCGATGCTCCCCTGTCCTCATTGGCGGAAGCCATGCAGGAAGTGCTGGCACCGTCCTCCTGCATTTCGGAAGCGGTTGCGACGTTTGAGCGCATCAACTACCCCGCCCTGCCTGTTGTGGATGCCCAGCGCCATGTTGTGGGCCTGCTGAGCGAGCGCTATGTCCTGCGCCGCCATGCGGAGGAACTGGAGCGCACCCGCCGGGACCTTGCGGGGGAAAAATACACCCGCTGA
- a CDS encoding gluconokinase: protein MQADTPTTLRPGLRPRLIVVMGVSGTGKTTFATALHEALGWPWQDADPLHSAASRAKMAAGIALDDQDRAGWLTRCHDWLARQAARGEGGILACSALKRRYRDRLGLGLPAPWQPIIIHLCASPAQLAERLTQRTNHFMPASLLPSQLATLEPPQPDELAWSFDATAPVQATLTHVLARLAALPDTGQAGSQPTPQQDMAAWDIITPAP from the coding sequence ATGCAGGCCGACACCCCGACCACCCTCCGGCCCGGCCTGCGCCCACGGCTGATTGTGGTCATGGGTGTCAGCGGCACTGGCAAAACCACCTTTGCCACCGCCTTGCATGAGGCACTGGGCTGGCCCTGGCAGGATGCCGACCCCCTGCACAGTGCCGCCAGCCGTGCCAAAATGGCGGCGGGAATCGCGCTGGATGATCAGGACCGTGCAGGCTGGCTGACCCGCTGCCACGACTGGCTGGCCAGACAGGCCGCACGGGGCGAGGGTGGGATTCTGGCCTGCTCCGCCCTAAAGCGCAGGTACCGCGACAGGCTGGGCCTTGGCCTGCCTGCACCGTGGCAGCCCATCATCATCCATCTCTGCGCCAGCCCTGCCCAACTGGCAGAACGGCTGACCCAACGCACCAACCATTTCATGCCTGCAAGCCTGTTGCCCAGCCAGCTTGCCACGCTGGAACCACCCCAGCCCGACGAACTGGCCTGGAGCTTTGACGCCACAGCCCCCGTGCAGGCAACACTCACCCATGTTCTGGCCCGCCTTGCCGCCCTGCCCGACACAGGGCAGGCTGGCAGCCAACCCACCCCACAGCAGGACATGGCAGCATGGGACATAATTACGCCCGCCCCCTGA
- the rpiA gene encoding ribose-5-phosphate isomerase RpiA produces the protein MSSLPPDPAAAFKQQAAIQAAALVQDGMAVGLGTGSTARFVVAELGRRVREEGLRINAIPTSIATRTQAQEEGIPLTTFAEHPELDIAIDGADEIEPTTLNLIKGLGGALLWEKIVASIARQFVIVADASKYVDHLGMHCPLPVEVIPFGWESAAHRLDALGAQTTPRRLRDGSLFLTDEKNLIIDCLFPPMTNPDALAADILNIVGVVEHGLFLHMATQTITAGPDGVKVLTPKPR, from the coding sequence ATGAGCAGCCTCCCCCCCGATCCGGCAGCCGCCTTCAAGCAGCAGGCCGCCATTCAGGCTGCGGCCCTCGTGCAGGACGGTATGGCCGTGGGCCTCGGCACCGGCTCCACCGCACGCTTTGTGGTGGCGGAACTGGGCCGCCGTGTGCGTGAGGAAGGGCTGCGGATCAACGCCATTCCCACCTCCATCGCCACCCGCACGCAGGCACAGGAAGAAGGCATCCCGCTGACAACCTTTGCCGAGCACCCGGAGCTGGACATTGCCATCGACGGGGCGGACGAAATCGAGCCCACCACCCTCAACCTGATCAAAGGGCTGGGCGGGGCACTGCTGTGGGAAAAAATCGTGGCGTCCATTGCGCGCCAGTTCGTGATTGTGGCTGACGCCAGCAAATATGTGGACCATCTGGGCATGCACTGCCCGCTGCCGGTTGAGGTTATTCCCTTCGGCTGGGAAAGTGCCGCCCACAGGCTGGACGCACTGGGGGCACAGACCACACCACGCCGTCTGCGCGATGGCTCCCTCTTCCTCACGGATGAGAAAAACCTGATCATCGACTGCCTGTTCCCGCCCATGACCAACCCCGATGCACTGGCGGCCGATATCCTGAACATTGTGGGCGTTGTGGAGCACGGGCTGTTCCTGCACATGGCCACCCAGACCATTACCGCCGGGCCGGACGGCGTAAAAGTTCTCACCCCCAAGCCCCGCTGA